A genomic window from Fibrobacterota bacterium includes:
- a CDS encoding DoxX family membrane protein has product MNRRSVLASVWMASSLSLMVLAILEISFPSTFSLAFRLESLLPYRMQIGIGEVFLSALFLWPAWRMDPDLSGRILETASRLGIGGMFILASWFKIQNPQGFALLVAQYQFLPQGAVNLFALFMPQLELWTGLAIILTRWNREMALLLSAMFIAFIVALAQAVWRDLGITCGCFEIEGALSKRDAWISLVRDLILVWPTLWLATRPNRSLIGIWTKRPAP; this is encoded by the coding sequence ATGAACAGGCGATCCGTACTCGCTTCGGTCTGGATGGCATCCTCGCTGAGCCTGATGGTGCTGGCGATCCTGGAAATTTCCTTCCCGAGCACGTTCTCGTTGGCCTTTCGCCTCGAGTCCCTCCTGCCCTACCGCATGCAGATCGGAATCGGAGAAGTTTTCCTGTCGGCTCTCTTCCTGTGGCCGGCATGGCGAATGGATCCGGATCTATCCGGAAGAATCCTGGAAACGGCTTCCCGCCTGGGAATCGGGGGGATGTTCATCCTCGCCTCCTGGTTCAAGATCCAGAATCCCCAAGGCTTCGCCTTGCTGGTGGCCCAATACCAGTTTTTGCCACAGGGCGCGGTGAACCTGTTCGCGCTGTTCATGCCGCAACTGGAGCTGTGGACGGGATTGGCGATCATCCTCACCCGTTGGAATCGCGAAATGGCCTTGTTGCTTTCCGCCATGTTCATCGCCTTCATCGTGGCGCTGGCGCAAGCGGTTTGGCGCGACCTCGGCATCACCTGCGGTTGTTTCGAGATCGAAGGCGCCCTCAGCAAGAGAGACGCCTGGATCTCGCTGGTCCGCGACCTGATCCTGGTCTGGCCCACCCTCTGGCTGGCAACCAGACCGAATCGCTCCTTGATCGGCATCTGGACGAAGCGTCCCGCACCTTGA
- a CDS encoding helix-turn-helix transcriptional regulator, translated as MKPKSIQSLQADPASGPKFCERHGHPGCACGMGNVFRFVEPLLLLEIRNSPGASGYDILQRLDGHSLTGTTIDKAAVYRSLGVLERNGMTEAEWTESVRGAGRKAYKLTPKGEEHLREWADLLEGLAKGLRAFVRDARKPG; from the coding sequence ATGAAACCGAAATCGATCCAATCGTTGCAAGCGGATCCCGCCAGCGGACCAAAATTCTGCGAGCGCCACGGCCATCCGGGCTGCGCTTGCGGGATGGGCAACGTCTTCCGGTTCGTGGAACCCCTTCTGTTGCTGGAAATCCGCAACTCCCCTGGCGCAAGCGGTTACGACATTCTCCAGCGGCTGGATGGCCACTCCCTCACCGGCACCACCATCGACAAGGCCGCGGTTTACCGATCTCTGGGCGTGCTGGAACGAAACGGGATGACCGAAGCGGAGTGGACGGAATCCGTCCGAGGTGCCGGTCGCAAGGCCTACAAGCTGACACCCAAGGGTGAAGAGCACCTTCGGGAATGGGCCGATCTTCTGGAAGGACTCGCGAAGGGTCTTCGCGCTTTCGTCCGCGACGCTCGCAAACCAGGGTAA
- a CDS encoding P-loop NTPase, whose amino-acid sequence MDEHVHSEFSAIAIDHARSPRNRGILPVFDGHASISGSCGDSMDMWIRVEDGEIADLRFSTDGCGSSIACGSMATELAKGRSLAGIAIMRPRDVLDRFQGFPHESAHCAELAIDSLKAACQDYFRSLPMGSIARKILVLSGKGGVGKSTVALHLAKRLRAAGSKVGILDADIHSPTLPSLMKIGPVSLQRSGDRLVAHDHEGLRLMSMAFLSPSPDQAVILRGPRKTMLVRQFLREVDWGELDAMVIDTPSGTGDELLTVVKSAGALEGAVVVCTPQEVAISGARRSIAFCREMGVPLLGLVENMSGTRCPRCGHVAGGASVGQELARELDLPFLGSVPTEPEISAPSPTFEADLAAILDPVAKHKTPIEL is encoded by the coding sequence ATGGATGAACACGTTCACTCGGAATTTTCCGCCATCGCCATCGACCATGCCCGGTCCCCTCGCAATCGGGGCATCCTGCCCGTGTTCGATGGACACGCCAGCATCTCCGGCTCCTGCGGAGACAGCATGGACATGTGGATCCGGGTGGAGGATGGAGAAATCGCCGACCTCCGCTTTTCCACCGATGGCTGCGGATCGTCCATCGCCTGCGGAAGCATGGCCACCGAGCTTGCGAAGGGGCGCTCGTTGGCTGGAATCGCGATCATGCGCCCACGGGATGTCCTGGACAGGTTCCAGGGATTTCCCCACGAGTCCGCCCATTGCGCGGAACTGGCCATCGATTCCCTCAAAGCCGCCTGCCAGGATTATTTCCGGTCGCTCCCGATGGGGTCGATCGCCCGCAAGATCCTGGTCCTTTCGGGAAAAGGCGGTGTGGGAAAAAGCACCGTGGCTCTCCATCTGGCGAAGCGATTGAGGGCTGCCGGCTCCAAGGTCGGGATCCTCGATGCCGACATCCACAGTCCGACGCTCCCGAGTTTGATGAAGATCGGGCCGGTTTCCCTCCAAAGATCCGGCGATCGCCTCGTGGCCCACGACCACGAAGGCCTTCGGCTCATGTCGATGGCCTTCCTTTCTCCCAGCCCTGACCAGGCGGTGATCCTGCGCGGCCCCCGCAAGACCATGCTGGTGCGACAGTTCCTGCGCGAAGTCGACTGGGGCGAACTCGATGCGATGGTCATCGACACTCCCTCCGGGACGGGCGACGAGCTCCTGACCGTGGTCAAATCGGCCGGCGCCTTGGAAGGCGCGGTGGTGGTCTGCACGCCACAGGAAGTGGCGATATCGGGAGCACGGCGCTCCATCGCCTTCTGCAGGGAGATGGGAGTTCCCCTGCTTGGGCTTGTGGAGAACATGTCCGGCACGAGGTGCCCCCGATGCGGCCATGTCGCCGGCGGAGCGAGCGTTGGACAGGAATTGGCTCGCGAATTGGATCTCCCTTTCCTGGGAAGCGTTCCGACCGAGCCGGAGATTTCCGCTCCGTCGCCCACCTTCGAAGCCGACCTCGCGGCCATCCTGGATCCGGTGGCCAAACACAAGACGCCCATAGAGTTGTGA
- a CDS encoding MBL fold metallo-hydrolase: MASLTILVDNSARSRGLLAQHGFSLWCEAGSNRILFDTGADGDVLQANAAALGVDLSKATDIVLSHGHWDHGGGLARAMDLCSAARIWIPSGALLPRWHRSKAENRDIALQESVRSRLVLDRKRWQETTELATLGDKIWITGPIPGERPAWTHRDLWRNELLDVPDDVPEEQALVVETPEGLVVVVGCAHFGIDNLLDRLDVLFPGKPLATLVGGLHLESAPEQELSRLSGRLLEAGARCVVPCHCSGPYASYQLAGSDGFACEHGVVGKKLSFPV, encoded by the coding sequence ATGGCCAGCCTGACGATTCTTGTCGACAATTCCGCGCGATCGCGGGGACTTTTGGCCCAGCATGGCTTCTCGCTGTGGTGCGAAGCCGGATCCAACCGGATCCTGTTCGACACCGGCGCCGATGGCGACGTGCTGCAGGCCAACGCCGCGGCTCTGGGCGTGGACCTTTCCAAGGCCACCGACATCGTCTTGAGCCACGGCCACTGGGATCACGGTGGAGGTCTTGCCCGTGCGATGGACCTGTGCTCCGCCGCGCGGATCTGGATTCCGTCCGGCGCACTGCTGCCTCGCTGGCACCGTTCCAAAGCGGAAAACCGGGACATCGCCCTCCAGGAGAGCGTCCGTTCCAGACTCGTGCTGGACCGCAAGCGCTGGCAGGAGACCACGGAACTCGCCACACTTGGTGACAAAATCTGGATCACAGGTCCGATTCCCGGCGAGCGTCCCGCCTGGACCCATCGCGACCTGTGGCGCAACGAGCTTCTGGACGTCCCCGACGACGTGCCGGAGGAACAGGCGCTGGTGGTGGAAACCCCCGAAGGACTCGTGGTCGTGGTGGGATGCGCCCACTTCGGCATCGACAACCTGCTGGATCGACTCGATGTCCTGTTTCCCGGCAAGCCCCTGGCCACCCTGGTGGGCGGCCTGCACCTGGAATCGGCACCGGAACAGGAATTGTCACGACTCTCCGGCCGCTTGCTCGAGGCCGGTGCCCGGTGCGTGGTTCCCTGCCACTGCAGCGGTCCCTACGCATCCTACCAGCTCGCCGGATCCGATGGTTTCGCCTGCGAGCATGGAGTGGTGGGGAAAAAGCTGTCATTTCCCGTGTGA
- a CDS encoding citrate synthase — translation MSTARLEYNGQSWDFPVVEGTEKELGVDISDLRAKSGLITLDEGYGNTGSCKSAITYIDGDKGILRYRGYPIEQIAEQSSFVESAWLVIYGELPNEKQRERFSALLTKHAMIHESMRNHFQGFPNNAPPMAILSAMINAIGCFSPEVLGSDTEVNFEENAARLLSQVRSIAAATYKMSMGQPMMYPRPDFKYCENFLHMMFSVPNGRITPDPDAARALNQFLTLHADHEQNCSTSTVRMVASSGANMYASVSAGVSALWGPLHGGANVAVVNMLEEIRASGMDPHVYMEKIKDKNSKLKLMGFGHRVYRNFDPRSRILQKAAEVILSKLKIQDPLLEIARRLEEVALRDSYFVDRKLYPNVDFYSGIILRAIGIPLDMFTVMFAIGRMPGWIANYKEIHDAERLKINRPRQIYTGAAIRDFVPREARAQ, via the coding sequence ATGTCAACCGCTCGCCTGGAATACAACGGACAATCCTGGGATTTCCCTGTCGTCGAGGGAACCGAGAAAGAACTCGGAGTGGACATCTCCGATCTGCGCGCGAAATCCGGCCTCATCACGCTGGACGAAGGCTACGGCAACACCGGTTCGTGCAAGTCCGCCATCACCTACATCGATGGCGACAAAGGGATCCTGCGCTATCGAGGCTACCCCATCGAGCAGATCGCGGAACAATCCTCCTTCGTGGAAAGCGCGTGGCTGGTCATCTACGGCGAGCTCCCAAACGAAAAGCAGCGTGAGCGGTTTTCCGCGCTTTTGACCAAGCATGCCATGATCCACGAAAGCATGCGAAACCACTTCCAGGGCTTTCCCAACAACGCGCCCCCGATGGCCATTTTGTCTGCGATGATCAACGCGATCGGATGCTTCTCGCCCGAAGTGCTGGGAAGCGACACGGAAGTGAATTTCGAGGAAAACGCGGCGCGTTTGCTCTCGCAGGTGCGGTCCATCGCAGCGGCCACCTACAAGATGAGCATGGGCCAGCCCATGATGTACCCGCGCCCGGACTTCAAGTACTGCGAAAACTTCCTGCACATGATGTTTTCGGTGCCCAACGGCCGCATCACGCCGGACCCCGACGCCGCCCGCGCCTTGAACCAATTTCTGACCCTGCACGCCGACCACGAACAGAACTGCTCCACTTCCACCGTGCGCATGGTGGCCAGCTCCGGCGCGAACATGTACGCCTCGGTTTCCGCAGGCGTATCCGCTCTGTGGGGCCCGCTGCACGGCGGCGCCAACGTGGCCGTGGTCAACATGCTGGAAGAGATCCGCGCCTCCGGAATGGATCCCCATGTGTACATGGAGAAGATCAAGGACAAGAATTCCAAGCTCAAGCTCATGGGATTCGGTCATCGCGTCTATCGCAACTTCGATCCCCGCTCGCGCATCCTGCAGAAGGCCGCCGAGGTCATCCTCTCCAAGCTCAAGATCCAGGATCCGTTGCTGGAAATCGCCCGGCGCCTGGAGGAAGTCGCCTTGCGGGACAGCTACTTCGTCGACCGCAAGCTGTATCCCAACGTGGACTTCTATTCCGGCATCATCCTGCGGGCCATCGGGATTCCCCTGGACATGTTCACCGTGATGTTCGCCATCGGACGCATGCCCGGCTGGATCGCCAACTACAAGGAAATCCACGACGCCGAGCGCCTGAAGATCAACCGCCCTCGCCAAATCTACACCGGTGCGGCCATCCGGGATTTCGTGCCGCGCGAGGCGCGGGCGCAATAA
- a CDS encoding arsenic resistance protein encodes MWKSLIFLQGHLGVAVPASLVLGLVYGLAFDASPLALAILPLTFLMVFPMMVALRMGELAKVEDWKLQLTTQTVNFLAIPLLGWLLGMVFFGDRPLLALGLLLTSLLPTSGMTISWTGLAKGNVPAAVRMTLIGLLLGSILAPLYLKVLLGATVEISLAKVFSQIALTVLLPLASGLALQRILVARLGREGFQKRVQGRIGPFSTLGVLGIVFVAMALKAKGIAEHPAELAILVIPLVVLYLANFALSIAVGRWFFPRPDAIALVYGSVMRNLSIALAIAMSAFGTHGPEIALIISAAYVIQVQAAAWSVKFLPRFLPSPSGS; translated from the coding sequence ATGTGGAAGTCGCTTATTTTCCTGCAAGGGCATCTCGGAGTGGCTGTGCCGGCCTCGCTGGTCCTCGGATTGGTCTACGGATTGGCGTTCGATGCATCGCCGCTGGCTTTGGCGATCCTACCGCTGACCTTCCTGATGGTTTTTCCCATGATGGTTGCGCTCCGGATGGGCGAATTGGCCAAAGTGGAGGATTGGAAGCTCCAGCTGACCACGCAGACCGTGAATTTCCTGGCCATTCCGCTGTTGGGTTGGCTTCTGGGGATGGTGTTCTTCGGGGACCGACCGCTCTTGGCGTTGGGACTTTTGCTGACTTCGCTCCTTCCCACCTCGGGAATGACCATCAGTTGGACCGGCCTTGCCAAGGGCAACGTTCCCGCCGCGGTCAGAATGACCTTGATCGGGCTTCTCCTGGGTTCGATCCTGGCACCGCTCTACCTCAAGGTGTTGTTGGGAGCCACCGTGGAGATCTCGCTGGCCAAGGTGTTTTCGCAGATCGCCCTGACGGTCTTGCTGCCCCTGGCATCCGGCCTCGCGTTGCAGAGGATCCTGGTGGCGAGGCTGGGACGCGAAGGCTTCCAGAAGCGCGTCCAAGGGCGTATCGGGCCGTTTTCCACGCTGGGAGTGTTGGGGATCGTCTTCGTGGCCATGGCGCTCAAGGCCAAGGGGATCGCGGAGCATCCCGCCGAGTTGGCAATTCTTGTCATCCCCCTGGTGGTATTGTACTTGGCGAACTTCGCCCTGAGCATCGCCGTCGGCAGGTGGTTCTTTCCGAGACCGGATGCCATCGCGCTGGTCTATGGCTCGGTGATGCGCAATCTTTCCATCGCCCTGGCCATCGCGATGTCCGCTTTCGGGACGCATGGACCCGAGATTGCCTTGATCATTTCGGCCGCCTATGTGATCCAGGTCCAGGCCGCCGCCTGGTCGGTGAAGTTCCTGCCCAGATTCCTGCCGAGTCCATCCGGGAGCTGA
- a CDS encoding peroxiredoxin, whose product MESTNATPVSLPRIGDKAPAFKAVTTQGEINFPEQYAGGWVILFSHPADFTPVCTSEFMTFATLMPEFEKYNCKLVGLSVDGLYSHIAWLRTIKEKIEYKGMKDVEVTFPLIEDITMEVAKKYGMMQPGESSTKAVRAVFVIDPKGIVRTVLYYPLSLGRNFDEILRIVIGLQTADAFSIATPADWRPGDDVIVPTAGSCGVAKERMETKDITCHDWFFCTKKLDKETVLKTITKK is encoded by the coding sequence ATGGAATCCACGAACGCCACACCCGTCTCGCTTCCCCGCATCGGCGACAAGGCACCCGCCTTCAAGGCGGTCACCACCCAGGGAGAGATCAATTTCCCGGAACAGTATGCGGGAGGATGGGTGATCCTCTTCTCGCACCCGGCCGACTTCACGCCGGTGTGCACATCGGAATTCATGACCTTCGCCACCTTGATGCCCGAGTTCGAGAAGTACAACTGCAAGCTCGTTGGCTTGTCCGTCGACGGCCTGTACAGCCACATCGCATGGCTGCGCACGATCAAGGAAAAGATCGAGTACAAGGGCATGAAGGATGTCGAGGTCACGTTCCCTCTGATCGAGGACATCACCATGGAGGTGGCCAAGAAGTACGGGATGATGCAGCCCGGCGAAAGCAGCACCAAGGCCGTGCGCGCCGTGTTCGTGATCGACCCCAAGGGGATCGTGCGCACGGTTCTGTACTACCCCCTCAGCCTGGGCCGCAACTTCGACGAGATCCTGCGCATCGTGATCGGTCTCCAGACCGCCGACGCGTTCTCCATCGCCACTCCCGCCGATTGGCGTCCGGGCGATGACGTGATCGTGCCGACAGCCGGCTCTTGCGGCGTGGCCAAGGAACGCATGGAGACCAAGGACATCACCTGCCACGACTGGTTCTTCTGCACCAAGAAGCTCGACAAGGAAACCGTTCTCAAGACCATCACCAAAAAATGA
- the hemN gene encoding oxygen-independent coproporphyrinogen III oxidase, which produces MTEIHGRREPPFSLTAEFLRKYDVPGPRYTSYPPAPHFRTGWSQEDLQQLIVRSNQTGDRNLSFYVHIPFCPKQCLFCGCTTEIGKPGSAVLDYFQVLDREMDRILPLLDRSRPVSQIHFGGGTPNAAPVKFLAKVIQRLLEGRILSPHAEIAIECDPNLITLPKLADLRQAGFNRISFGLQDFNLDVLSRVNRPFPRIAPADLISHSHGLGFTGVNLDLIYGLPGQTRESFLETVQRTLEASPDRVATFSYAHVPWAKDHQKTLESKGLPDAETKIGIAVDTFAGFVAGGYHPIGMDHYAKPDDELSRAQDTGELHRNFQGYCSKRTTGQVVGFGASAISQLHEGYIQNVKESATYGQEVVAGKLPVERAYILSREERFDRDAINSVMCRGELDLASIGAAEGFSAVQARERLAPGLERLEPFVADGLCTFDGTVVRATSQGRFAVRNIAFLFDPLLGVGEGRYSRTV; this is translated from the coding sequence ATGACCGAAATCCACGGGAGGCGCGAGCCTCCCTTTTCGTTGACCGCCGAGTTCCTTCGCAAGTACGACGTGCCTGGCCCCCGCTACACATCGTACCCTCCGGCTCCGCACTTTCGCACCGGGTGGAGCCAAGAAGATCTCCAACAGCTGATCGTCCGTTCCAACCAAACCGGCGACCGGAATTTGTCGTTCTACGTGCACATTCCCTTCTGCCCCAAGCAATGCCTGTTCTGCGGTTGTACGACGGAAATCGGCAAACCTGGATCCGCCGTGCTGGATTACTTCCAGGTCCTGGATCGGGAGATGGATCGCATCCTGCCTCTGTTGGATCGCTCCAGACCCGTCTCGCAGATCCACTTCGGCGGAGGTACACCGAACGCGGCTCCGGTCAAGTTCCTGGCCAAAGTGATCCAGCGCCTCCTGGAAGGTCGCATCCTCTCGCCCCACGCCGAGATCGCCATCGAATGCGACCCCAACCTCATCACCCTTCCCAAGCTCGCGGATTTGCGCCAAGCGGGCTTCAACCGGATCTCCTTCGGGCTCCAGGACTTCAACCTGGACGTGCTGTCGCGGGTCAATCGCCCCTTCCCCCGCATCGCCCCGGCCGACCTGATCTCCCATTCCCACGGTCTGGGCTTTACAGGCGTGAATCTGGACCTGATCTACGGCCTGCCTGGCCAAACCAGGGAATCCTTCCTGGAAACGGTCCAACGCACCTTGGAGGCCTCGCCAGACCGCGTGGCCACGTTCAGCTACGCCCATGTCCCTTGGGCCAAGGACCACCAGAAAACCCTGGAATCCAAAGGACTGCCCGACGCCGAGACCAAGATCGGTATCGCGGTAGACACCTTCGCAGGGTTCGTGGCCGGCGGCTACCACCCGATTGGAATGGATCACTACGCCAAGCCCGACGACGAGCTCTCCAGAGCCCAAGACACGGGTGAATTGCACCGCAACTTCCAAGGCTACTGCTCCAAGCGCACCACCGGCCAGGTGGTGGGATTCGGGGCATCGGCCATCTCGCAGCTCCACGAGGGGTACATCCAAAACGTCAAGGAAAGCGCCACCTACGGCCAGGAAGTGGTGGCTGGAAAGTTGCCGGTGGAACGCGCCTACATCCTCTCGCGAGAGGAAAGGTTCGATCGCGATGCCATCAATTCCGTGATGTGCCGCGGGGAACTGGATCTCGCCAGCATCGGCGCTGCGGAAGGATTTTCCGCCGTCCAGGCGCGTGAACGCCTGGCACCCGGGTTGGAACGGCTCGAGCCGTTTGTCGCCGACGGCCTCTGCACCTTCGATGGCACCGTGGTCCGCGCCACCAGCCAGGGACGCTTTGCCGTGCGCAACATCGCGTTTCTGTTCGACCCGCTTCTGGGAGTTGGCGAAGGCCGGTACAGCCGCACCGTGTGA
- a CDS encoding 4Fe-4S binding protein: MASQGIREIAIFGIGAPSQRRKVAEAIWSRTDHALFLDPDMKPMDQEQDRNGSPIHTTQIDGRRTAVVRPETCTNCGRCIRSCPSGAIRKVQGRVQVDSRLCTACGACVDTCPRQGIGLDGSPLAWLQISATTNGRLVHGRLAEGVQASPEFVKRLLERSRVEVRLYGMETLVIDVPWNEGPLFEFLSGSTGQRIVVVDPHSTEAMETAMRNLTFSSEAPTRLAIPTDDEVGFRFLTNDESHGRSHSRI; this comes from the coding sequence ATGGCTTCGCAGGGAATCCGCGAGATCGCGATCTTCGGGATCGGAGCCCCCTCCCAAAGACGGAAAGTGGCCGAAGCGATCTGGAGTCGGACCGACCACGCCTTGTTCCTGGACCCGGACATGAAACCCATGGACCAGGAACAAGACCGCAACGGCAGTCCGATCCACACGACCCAGATCGACGGGCGTCGGACCGCGGTTGTGCGGCCCGAAACCTGCACCAACTGCGGTCGATGCATTCGCTCCTGTCCGTCGGGGGCGATCCGCAAAGTGCAAGGGCGCGTGCAGGTCGACTCGCGACTTTGCACCGCTTGCGGAGCCTGCGTGGATACCTGTCCACGCCAGGGCATCGGTTTGGACGGATCCCCTCTCGCTTGGCTCCAGATATCGGCCACCACCAACGGAAGGCTGGTGCATGGCCGGCTCGCGGAAGGCGTGCAGGCGAGTCCGGAATTTGTCAAACGTCTCCTCGAGAGATCGCGCGTCGAAGTCCGACTCTATGGCATGGAAACGCTCGTGATCGACGTGCCCTGGAACGAAGGACCGCTCTTCGAATTTCTCTCCGGTTCCACCGGACAACGGATCGTGGTGGTGGATCCGCACTCCACCGAAGCGATGGAGACCGCCATGCGAAACCTCACCTTCTCCAGCGAGGCTCCGACCAGGCTGGCGATCCCGACCGACGACGAGGTGGGGTTCCGATTTTTGACAAACGATGAATCCCACGGGCGGTCCCACTCCAGGATCTGA
- a CDS encoding aldolase catalytic domain-containing protein → MYREQIKVLDCTIRDGGLVNAHDFSVDFVRRVYQGVSAAGVDYFEIGYKNSPEFFPGAKFGPWKCCTDQDIRLATEGVDNGAKVSVMVDVGRVDMNSIRPASESPYHMVRVASYVKGIDKAIAMENRFSDLGYETTINIMAISRDAGPQLDEAMDQCERESRSLAIYLVDSFGSLYQEDIEKLVRRARQWIRTKELGFHGHNNQQLAFSNTIESIMGGVNFLDATVYGMGRAAGNCTLELLLGFLKNPRYDVRHVLDLIANDFLELRKQHEWGYILPHMIAGQLGMHPQDALDVRKGSERDDYRAFHDRMTALLSA, encoded by the coding sequence ATGTACAGGGAACAGATCAAAGTCCTCGATTGCACCATCCGCGATGGAGGTCTGGTCAACGCGCACGATTTCAGCGTCGATTTCGTGCGGCGCGTGTACCAGGGCGTTTCCGCGGCCGGTGTGGATTATTTCGAGATCGGCTACAAGAACAGCCCGGAATTCTTCCCTGGCGCCAAGTTCGGGCCATGGAAATGCTGCACCGACCAGGATATCCGGTTGGCCACGGAAGGGGTGGACAACGGCGCGAAAGTGTCCGTCATGGTGGACGTGGGGCGCGTGGATATGAACAGTATCCGTCCTGCTTCGGAAAGCCCCTACCACATGGTCCGCGTGGCCAGCTACGTGAAGGGCATCGACAAGGCCATCGCGATGGAAAACCGATTTTCCGATCTGGGCTACGAAACCACCATCAACATCATGGCCATCTCCCGGGACGCGGGTCCCCAACTGGACGAAGCCATGGACCAGTGCGAACGGGAATCGCGTTCCCTGGCGATCTATCTGGTCGATTCGTTCGGATCCCTCTACCAGGAAGACATCGAAAAGCTGGTGCGTCGCGCGCGGCAATGGATCCGGACCAAGGAATTGGGTTTCCATGGCCACAACAACCAGCAACTGGCGTTTTCCAACACCATCGAGTCGATCATGGGTGGTGTGAATTTCCTGGACGCCACCGTGTACGGCATGGGGCGTGCCGCGGGAAACTGCACCCTGGAATTGCTGCTGGGATTCCTGAAAAACCCCAGGTACGACGTGCGCCATGTCCTGGATTTGATCGCCAACGATTTTCTCGAACTGCGCAAACAGCACGAGTGGGGTTACATCCTTCCCCACATGATCGCGGGACAGCTCGGGATGCATCCTCAAGATGCGTTGGATGTGCGAAAGGGTTCCGAGCGCGACGACTACCGCGCGTTCCACGACCGGATGACGGCGCTGCTTTCGGCGTAA